DNA from Acidobacteriota bacterium:
GCTGAATCGCCGCCTCGACCTGTTCCGGCGCCAGGATGCCGCGGGCCGCCGCCGTCACCGCACGCGGCAGGAGTCCGCCGATGCCGGTGATGCCGTTGTTCTCGTGGTTGATGATGTGCGCGTTCGATTCGAGCAGCACCTCGCTGCCGCGGGGCAGCTCGTGCCCGAGCAGAGAGGAGAGATTGCCCTGGGTGCCGGAAGGGACGAACAGGGCCGCCTCCCGTCCGAGCAGGTCCGCCACGCGTTCCTGCAGGCGGTTGACCGTCGGGTCTTCGCGGAAGACGTCATCCCCGACCTCCGCGGCCGCCATCGCCCTGCGCATGGCGGGGGATGGCCGGGTCATCGTGTCGGAGCGAAGTTCCACCGGCATGGTGAGGTATTCCAGACTTCCGATCGATCCTGAAGTAGAGCGACCGGTCCCGATTGAGGCGAGTCATCATACTTGCGCGCGAATGGCCGACTCGCAGCACTCGCTCCCTCTCCCGCCGACGGATCCGGAGGTGGTTGCTGCCGCCGACCTGGGCTCCAACAGCTTTCATCTGGTCGTGGCCGAAGTTCGGGGTGGCCAGCTCGTGTTCGTCGACAGGCGAAAGGAGTTCGTGCGGCTCGCAGCCGGACTCGATGAGCGTAAACGCCTGACCCCGGAGGCGACGGCGCGGGCGCTCGACTGTCTCGGCCGCTTCGGTGAACGCGTGCGCTCGTTTCCTCCGGGAACGGTCCGGGTCGTCGGCACGAACACGCTGCGGCAGGCGCGCAACGCCCGCGACCTGCTGGAGGCGGCGCAACGATCGCTCGGCCATCCGGTGGAGATCGTGTCGGGCCTCGAGGAGGCGCGGCTGATCTACCTGGGCGTGTCGAGGAGCCTGGCCGGCGACGAACGGCGCCTGGTGGTGGACATCGGCGGCGGCTCGACCGAGCTGATCATCGGCGAGGGCTCGCGGCCGCTCGATCTCGAAAGCCTGTACATGGGTTGCGTCAGCTTCAGCCTGCGGCACTTCCCGAACGGCCGGGTGAAGGAGAAGCGGTGGCGTCGGGCGGAGATCGCGGCCCTGCAGGAGCTGGAACCGGTCGAGCGCCGTTTCCGGAACGGCGCCGGCTGGCGAGTCGCGGTCGGTTCGTCGGGGACCGTTCGCTCGGTGGCGGAAGTCGTGCAGGCGGCGGGCTGGTGCGAGCAGGGAATCACGCTCGAGGCCCTGCTGCGCCTTCGCGAACTGCTCCTCGAACGGGGAACCACGGTGCAGGGTGGCATCAAGGGCCTCAGCGACGGGCGGGCGCCGGTGTTCGCCGGCGGCGTCGCCGTGCTGCTTGCGGTGTTCAAGGCGCTGGGCATCGAGCAGATGCGAGTTGCCGGCGGCGCCCTGCGGGAGGGTGCCCTGTACGACCTGCTCGGCCGTCTGCACCACGAAGACACCCGGCACGCGGCCGT
Protein-coding regions in this window:
- a CDS encoding Ppx/GppA phosphatase family protein produces the protein MADSQHSLPLPPTDPEVVAAADLGSNSFHLVVAEVRGGQLVFVDRRKEFVRLAAGLDERKRLTPEATARALDCLGRFGERVRSFPPGTVRVVGTNTLRQARNARDLLEAAQRSLGHPVEIVSGLEEARLIYLGVSRSLAGDERRLVVDIGGGSTELIIGEGSRPLDLESLYMGCVSFSLRHFPNGRVKEKRWRRAEIAALQELEPVERRFRNGAGWRVAVGSSGTVRSVAEVVQAAGWCEQGITLEALLRLRELLLERGTTVQGGIKGLSDGRAPVFAGGVAVLLAVFKALGIEQMRVAGGALREGALYDLLGRLHHEDTRHAAVESMARRYHVQPEQAERVRETALQLLGQCAESWNLTGKLPWLMLSWGAQLHEVGLDINHAGYHKHGAYIVENAEMHGFSLQEQLLLASLVRSHRRKFPRQIFDRLPSGWRQPARRGAVLLRLAAVLHRSRRDEPLAVKLEVDGRDLRLVLPAAWLEKSPLTRADLRQEARYLAAAKYRLTVEEDG